Below is a window of Hemiscyllium ocellatum isolate sHemOce1 chromosome 38 unlocalized genomic scaffold, sHemOce1.pat.X.cur. SUPER_38_unloc_7, whole genome shotgun sequence DNA.
gatggggacagtgtagagggagctttactctgtatctaaccccgtgctgtccttgtccctggagtgtttgatgggggacagtgtagagggagctttactctgtatctaaccccgtgctgtccctgggagtgtttgatggggacagtgtagagggagctttactctgtatctaaccccgtgctgtccttgtccctgggagtgtttgatggggggacagtgtagaggaagctttactctgtatctaaccccgtgctgtccctgtcccggggagtgtttgatgggggacagtgtagagggagctttactctgtatctaaccccgtgctgtccctgtccctgggagtgtttgatggggggacagtgtagagggagctttactctgtatcttggGGGAGATGTtgttggggggggaggtgagggtggggtagTGTCCGTGCTCACTCCCTGGTCTCTCTGTGGGTGTAGGTGGACGAGGCGGTGTACGGGCCGGAGTGCCTGGAGCTCTGTACCTGCTACGAGACGGGATACGTGGAGTGTCAgggggcgcggtgccctccctcACAGAGCTGCCTGGTCAGGAAGGGAGTCCGAGGATGCTATACAAATGAAGGGGTCTGCTCCATCACCCAGGGCCGACGGCTGCTCACCTTCGATGGCCACTCGGCCCCGATCCCCGGCCCGGGTGTGTACGTGTTGGCATCGGTCTGCAACGAGACAGCGCCAGGATGGTTCCGGGCGCTAGTGCAGTTCAGGCCGTGTCTAGAGGGAGGGGAGCCGGGCCTGTCCGCCCTCTTCCTGCATTTCGATAGCGCCTTCATTGCCGTGACCGTGGACAGGAACATCTGGGTGAGTGCATCCtgcccacacccctcccctccatcccctagacccaaccccacccccccaccctcccccgctagacccaaccccaccccccaccctcccccctaggcccaaccccaccccccaccctcccccgctagacccaaccccaccccccaccctagacccaaccccaccccccaccctcccccgctagacccaaccccacccccccaccctcccccgctagacccaaccccacccccccaccctccccccctagacccacccccaccctcccccccatcccctagacccaaccccaccctcccccgcTAGACCCAAccgcacccccccaccctcccccccagacccaaccccacccccccaccctcccccgctagacccaaccccacccccccacactccccccctagacccaaccccaccccccaccctcccccactagacccaacccacccccccaccctccccccctagacccacccccaccctcccccgctAGACCCAAccgcacccccccaccctccccccagacccaaccccacccccccacacacaccccctagacccaaccccacccccccaccctccccccatcccctagacccaaccccacccccccacacacacacccaccacccccttCAACCAACCCCTACCCactacccccatcccccaccctaccccacacaccccactcccaacacAGTCCCCACCCCCATCAACCAATCCCAACCCAccacccaacccccacacacccccacccccacccccaccctacctcaccccactccacccccccagTCCCCGGTGTGTAACGGTAtctgtgttcccccccccccccccagtccccggTGTGTAACGGTAtctgtgttccccccccccccccagtccccggTGTGTAACGGTAtctgtgtccccccccccccccagtccccggTGTGTAACGGTATCTGTGTCCCCCCCCAGTCCCCGGTGTGTAACGGTATCTGTGTCCCCCCCCAGTCCCCGGTGTGTAACGGGTATCTGTGTCCCCGGTGTGTAACGGTATCTGTGTCCCCCCCCAGTCCCCGGTGTGTAACGGGTAtctgtgtccccccccccccagtccccggTGTGTAACGGGTATCTGTGTCCCCCCCCAGTCCCCGGTGTGTAACGGGTATCTGTGTCCCCCCCCCCAGTCCCTGGTGTGTAACGGGTATCTGTGTCCCCCCCCCCAGTCCCTGGTGTGTAACGGGTATCTGTGTCCCCCCCCAGTCCCCGGTGTGTAACGGGTATCTGTGTCCCCCCCCCCAGTCCCTGGTGTGTAA
It encodes the following:
- the LOC132808791 gene encoding IgGFc-binding protein-like; this encodes VDEAVYGPECLELCTCYETGYVECQGARCPPSQSCLVRKGVRGCYTNEGVCSITQGRRLLTFDGHSAPIPGPGVYVLASVCNETAPGWFRALVQFRPCLEGGEPGLSALFLHFDSAFIAVTVDRNIWVNGRAVAWHQLPYRLLLDVTIRSEAGAVIVEHSSGVWLKLSADGELPVPVPVTVTVTVTVPESLRRQMCGTCGMFGAHHDGELLMPDGSVTADIPTFLTSWLAPEFTACLI